The window TTTTAGTTTCTTTTTCTGCTAGTTGAAAATATTCAGCAATATCATATTTATTTAAAATATTTGAAATACTACCTTTTGAAATATAACAATGATTTAGAGCATCTAAAACATCACGATAGCGTTTGCCATCACCCAAAAGACTTAAAACTTTAAATTGGACATCAAAATAAATGCGTTGTTTAGATAATAGACCAATTTCTTTATCTAGTAAACATACATATTCAAATTTACCTGATTTTTGATTTCAATATTTATATCGACGTCGTTTAAAAATAACTTCACCAAAAATTGTAATAATTGTTCTTGTTGCAAAATGAACTACTTTATAACCTTGTTTTAAACGATAATGATATTTATATAAGTATTCATCTAATTTTTCATATTCATTAGCTAATTGTTCACATTTATTAGTGTACATATTTTTATGGGTTGTAAATAAACTAAATCAATGTTTGTTTTCTAAGTTTTTTACATTATTATTAATTTCTAACATAAAAAATCACCTTTCTTGGTAGAGTAATTTTAACAAAGTTAAATTTCGTTAACTTATTTTTCTTTTTTAAAGATAAATGTTTTTCTAGAATTAGTATTCAATATTTTGAAAAAATAATAGAAATTATTATTTAATAAGTTATAATCAACTTATATTAATTTAGACTATATAAATTTGAGAAAGCATGTTGATTATTTGATAAATTTTATTAATTAGTAAAAATTCACGAAAAGGATTTGATTAATATGAAAAAATTACTAGGAATCTTAGGAACAATAACAATGGTAGGAAGCGGAATTTCTGGCATTGTTGCCAATAGCCCATATAAAAAACAAAAGCGAAGCAATAATGAAAAAATAAATATAACAAAAATTGTCATTAAAACAAATGATAATGTTAATTCTTCTGGTGTAATATTAAATTATAAATTATATTTTGGTTCATGAGATCATAATGTTTATGAATATGATCCCACCACACACAGGACAACAAAAAGTTGTCATCACCACAAATGATGCAATTTGATCTTCGGGGGTGGTTTTAAATAAAAAAGTTTATTTTGGTTCAAGAAACAACAATTTTTATGAATATGATCCCACCACAGGACAACAAAAATTTATTATTAAAATAGGATACAGACCTTTAACTTCTGGAAGAATATTAAATAATAAATTATATATTGGTTCAGATGATCATAATGTTTATGAATATAATTTCGATATATTAAATTTAAATTTAGAACAAATTAATGATAATTCTGATAATGTAATTTTAAATGAATTAAATTATTTAAATCCTGATTTAGATATATCGCAATTAGAAATTATTAACAAAACAAATAATTTAGCTATAGTAAAGATAAAAGATAATTTAAATAATGATAATGATATAAAAATACATTATTCAATTGATAATCAACAAAATAAAAGGGACTGTACAATTAACTGTCTCGAGCCTGTCCAAAATTCTGTGTCTCGATAATTCATTCTGAATTATACTTAAAAGAAGGAGAACAGAAAATGACAAAAAAAATAAAAAAAGAACCTGACGCAATTGATAAAGTTGTTGATTATTTTTTAGAAAATATTGATAATCCACAAGATTTATTTAAAGGCAATACTATTTTTCAGGAATTTACCAAAAAATTAACTGAACGAATGTTAAATACGGAAATTAAAGATTATCTTGAAACTGATGAGAATCAT is drawn from Spiroplasma endosymbiont of Clivina fossor and contains these coding sequences:
- a CDS encoding Mbov_0401 family ICE element transposase-like protein, coding for MLEINNNVKNLENKHWFSLFTTHKNMYTNKCEQLANEYEKLDEYLYKYHYRLKQGYKVVHFATRTIITIFGEVIFKRRRYKYWNQKSGKFEYVCLLDKEIGLLSKQRIYFDVQFKVLSLLGDGKRYRDVLDALNHCYISKGSISNILNKYDIAEYFQLAEKETKTRIDVKNKDLYIQLDETFLATLDQKVKQDQRIRLVTFHTGHKEKKYKNARRKLENKRGHFLMLKVGKRINTMDYRDLLIKELQKHYVNINYDKIIVCGDGATWIREITNSFGNVRYILDGYHAIKKLKQTAFNIIFENRKVTLNSWIKLYKDGKIIKN